DNA from Nitrospira sp.:
GCGAAGGCAGCAAGATCGATTCCCATATAGTGTGGCGGAACCTTCTGCAGGCGCTCGAGGCCGCGCTGCGAGAGGTTCGCGGTGGCAGCCTCCTTGCCAAGAACGTATTTCAGGTTGGCGGCGGCGAATTGGATGAAGGCTTGGAAGAAGATGCCTTCCTGGGTCTTGCGCCCGAATGCGTGCCACAGCCCTTCAAAGACCTCGTGCGATTCCCACCAATAGGCGAAATTGTAGAGGTCTACCGCATAGAGATAGTCCTCTGAAGCGGACCACTCGTCCTGGTTGAAGCGAAGCGGACGCGGTTCTGCGAAGCCGAAGGAATGGCCGTGGGGATGGCGGCGTGGGTGAGGAGTTTGTCCCGGCACGAAGCGGTAGGCGGGGAAGGCCCTAGTGCTGTACCGAGGCCGGTCTGCCATGACAGGCGGTTCAGTCATTCACACCGGTCCCCTGGCCCATCGATTCTCTGCAGGACACCTGAAAGACCTCGCGGCCTTCCAACCGTACGGCAGTGAGCCGCCCTCCGTACACGCAGCCGCTATCCAACGCCAACAGGTTCGCTGTGAGACACAGGCCCAGGGCCGCCCAATGGCCGCACACGATGGTGGCGGATGCATGTTTTCTTGCCGGAATCTCGAACCAGGGCTGGAATCCTTCCGGTGCCAGCTCAGGTGGTCCGGAGAAGGATGATTCCATGACCCCGTCGCTCGAACAGGTTCTCAGTCTGGTCAAGACTTTCGTGATGCCGGCGAAGCGGGTCGGGCCGACAAGGTCGGATGCCCATTGCACATGGCCGCTGGTGAGTAATGCCTTCAGCATCGCTGCCCACTGCTCCCCGCGGAGCGCCGTTTCGGCCTCTTCTGCAAGTTGCTGCGCCTCTTCGACCGTCCATTGCGGCAACAGCCCGGCATGGACCAGGACAAACGCTCCCTCTCGATAGAGCAACGGTTGTCGCCTGAGCCAGGCGATGAGTTCGTCTCGGTCCGGAGCCTCTAGAACCTGCGTCAGGGTGTCGCTGCGACGGAGGTTGCTCAGACCGGCTGCAACGGCAAGGAGGAACAGGTCGTGGTTGCCCAGGACCGTGACGGCAGCCGAACCGAGCCCCTTGATGTAGCGGAGGACCTGGAGCGAGTCTGGTCCGCGGTTGACGAGGTCCCCCACGAACCAGAGGCGATCCTGTCGGGGATTGAATCGAATCGTTCGGATGAGCTGCTGGAGCGAGGCATAACAGCCTTGCACATCGCCGATCGCGTAGGTCGCCATAGGTCGCTCAGACTAGCGCGGGTGACGCCTGTTCGCAAGCAGTGCATCCGGCTTTCTTTGAGTTGAATTCTTGTTGGAGTGCCTGAATCGGTTTGATGAGGATGTTCCGCTGGATGGGAGTGGCGAGTAAGTGGAGGCGTTAACGGTAGCGTGCTTCGATTTTGCTCGACAGTCCGCCGCGCGCAGTGAAGTCGCCGGTGACGCGAGCCCAGGCCGGGCGACAGGCTTTCACCACATCCTGGAGAATACGATTCACTGCATTCTCATAAAAGATGCCCAGGTTTCTGTAGGCATGGATGTACATCTTGAGCGCTTTGAGTTCGAGGCATGCTTTGTCGGGCATGTAGTGGATGGTGATCGTTCCAAAGTCCGGGAGATTGGTCTTGGGGCAAATCGCCGTGTACTCGGGAATGACGATCGTAATTTCGTATCCTCTGTATTGGTTGGGAAAGGTTTCAATGTCCGGCAGCGGAGTGGAAATGCCGCTCTTCGCATGACGTTCGTTGTACCCTAATCGCGTCGTCTTCGACGTTCTCGTCTTGCTCGGCACTCTTCACTCCTCAGTATCTTGGGCTTCACGGATCGTCGGTCCTATTCGGTCCTATATTGTGAAGCGCATCTCGTTTCGCAGCCGGACGCTTCTCGCTTCACGAGAAACGTTTCACGGCTTTCACACCTGTTTCATCCATTCCAGTTGTCCCAGTTCGTTGAGTTTGTGATAGAGAGTGACCCAGGGGCAGGTCATTTCCGGGTAGACCTCGCAGAACCCGCCCTTGCGGACTCCTCCACAGGGACCGTGACTCATGAATTTCGGACATTCGGCTTTGAGCGAGCCGTCGGGGATCGGTGGTCGCTTGTGTACTCCCCCGACATGTTGCTCGGCCTGCTCTTCTCCGGGAACGAGGACTCGTATAGGCATAGGTTCAGTCTAGACTGAAACGCATTAAGCAGCAATGTTTACTCGCTTGCCGCGTGAACTGCAACTGAATAGGAGCCCGGGAACTGCCGCAGATAAAAGAAAAAATTCATGTTCAAGCGCACTTGGGGCCAAGGGCCTAGCGCTGTCGGCTCGACTAGGCCTTCTTT
Protein-coding regions in this window:
- a CDS encoding Bis(5'-nucleosyl)-tetraphosphatase, symmetrical, with the protein product MATYAIGDVQGCYASLQQLIRTIRFNPRQDRLWFVGDLVNRGPDSLQVLRYIKGLGSAAVTVLGNHDLFLLAVAAGLSNLRRSDTLTQVLEAPDRDELIAWLRRQPLLYREGAFVLVHAGLLPQWTVEEAQQLAEEAETALRGEQWAAMLKALLTSGHVQWASDLVGPTRFAGITKVLTRLRTCSSDGVMESSFSGPPELAPEGFQPWFEIPARKHASATIVCGHWAALGLCLTANLLALDSGCVYGGRLTAVRLEGREVFQVSCRESMGQGTGVND
- a CDS encoding NADPH-dependent 7-cyano-7-deazaguanine reductase, with the protein product MPSKTRTSKTTRLGYNERHAKSGISTPLPDIETFPNQYRGYEITIVIPEYTAICPKTNLPDFGTITIHYMPDKACLELKALKMYIHAYRNLGIFYENAVNRILQDVVKACRPAWARVTGDFTARGGLSSKIEARYR